A section of the Pelomicrobium methylotrophicum genome encodes:
- the ruvX gene encoding Holliday junction resolvase RuvX: protein MFGFDFGEKRIGVAVGDAAMKLAHPLTVIRAQANARRFQAIAALIEEWRPVLLVVGLPSREDGTAHPMGERCLRFARRLAGRFGLPVAVVDERLTSWSAEDGLAQAGVPADKRRAVLDAAAAQTILQSYFAEPHLARKP from the coding sequence GTGTTCGGGTTCGATTTCGGCGAAAAGCGCATCGGCGTGGCCGTAGGCGACGCGGCCATGAAGCTCGCCCACCCCCTCACCGTCATCCGGGCGCAGGCCAACGCCCGCCGCTTCCAGGCCATCGCCGCGCTCATCGAAGAGTGGCGCCCGGTGCTCCTGGTGGTCGGACTGCCCAGCCGGGAGGACGGCACCGCCCATCCCATGGGAGAGCGCTGCCTGCGGTTCGCCCGCCGCCTGGCCGGACGCTTCGGGCTTCCGGTGGCGGTGGTGGACGAGCGGCTCACTTCCTGGTCGGCGGAGGACGGCCTGGCCCAGGCGGGCGTGCCGGCGGACAAGCGCCGGGCAGTCCTCGATGCCGCCGCTGCCCAGACCATCCTCCAGAGCTACTTCGCCGAGCCGCATCTCGCCCGGAAACCCTGA
- a CDS encoding YqgE/AlgH family protein has product MGSINLTHHFLIAMPNMVDPFFSRTLTYICEHNEQGALGLVVNRPIDMTLEALFEQISVPLNRSDLRRMPVHFGGPVQMDRGFVLHRPIGEWQSTMPVDEDIGLTTSKDILQAVGRGEGPQNLLVTLGYAGWAPGQLEQEISQNAWLTVRAQPSVIFDLPPEERLPAAMELLGIDFARLSDNAGHA; this is encoded by the coding sequence ATGGGGTCCATCAATCTCACGCACCACTTTCTGATCGCCATGCCCAACATGGTCGATCCGTTCTTCTCCAGGACTTTGACCTACATCTGCGAGCACAACGAGCAGGGGGCGCTCGGGCTGGTCGTCAATCGACCCATCGACATGACGCTGGAGGCGCTGTTCGAGCAGATCAGCGTACCGCTTAACCGGTCGGACCTGCGCAGAATGCCCGTCCACTTTGGCGGGCCGGTCCAGATGGACCGCGGCTTCGTCCTGCACCGCCCGATCGGCGAGTGGCAGTCCACCATGCCTGTGGATGAGGACATCGGCCTCACCACCTCGAAGGACATCCTCCAGGCGGTCGGCCGAGGAGAGGGGCCCCAGAACCTCTTGGTGACCCTGGGCTACGCCGGTTGGGCGCCAGGGCAGCTTGAGCAGGAGATTTCCCAGAACGCCTGGCTCACCGTGCGGGCGCAGCCCAGCGTCATTTTCGACCTGCCCCCCGAGGAGCGGCTGCCGGCGGCCATGGAGCTGCTGGGCATCGATTTTGCCCGGCTCTCCGACAACGCGGGGCATGCGTAA
- a CDS encoding cryptochrome/photolyase family protein, giving the protein MSAPDPVSLVWFRRDLRFYDHAALYHALKAGGRVYCAFVFDTEILDKLPDRADRRVEFIWRSLQALERALRARGGGLLVVHGRAREAIPRLASALGARAVFAHRDYEPEAIDRDAHVARTLADLGIAFHAFKDHVIFDTDEILTREGRPYTVFTPYKKAWLAKLNPFYLREYPVERYAKALARPPRTPLPALEDIGFRPTNLSALKLPIGMAGAAALLEDFERRIDTYHEQRDYPALGGPSFLSVHLRFGTLSVRHAVRVAVQRGGRGAEAWLAELVWRDFFSQILFHFPHVVARAFRPEYDRVRYPNDEGRFRAWCEGRTGYPLVDAAMRCLNATGYLHNRLRMVAASFLVKDLHVDWRWGERYFAERLNDFDLASNNGNWQWVASTGCDAQPYFRIFNPVTQSQKFDPDGRFIRRYLPELENVPDRHIHAPWRMSLAEQQRAGVVVGRDYPPPIVDHEAARKVTLGLYQAARRARREV; this is encoded by the coding sequence TTGAGCGCCCCTGACCCCGTCAGCCTGGTCTGGTTCCGCCGCGACCTGCGCTTCTACGACCACGCCGCCCTCTATCATGCGCTCAAAGCGGGCGGCCGGGTCTATTGCGCTTTCGTCTTTGACACCGAAATCCTCGACAAATTGCCGGACCGCGCGGACCGGCGGGTCGAATTCATCTGGCGCAGCCTGCAGGCGCTGGAGCGGGCGCTGCGCGCCCGCGGCGGCGGTCTCCTCGTCGTGCACGGCCGCGCGCGGGAGGCGATCCCCCGCCTGGCCTCGGCGCTCGGGGCCCGGGCCGTCTTCGCCCATCGGGACTACGAGCCGGAAGCGATCGACCGGGACGCCCACGTGGCCCGCACCCTGGCCGACCTGGGCATCGCGTTTCACGCGTTCAAGGACCACGTGATCTTCGACACCGACGAGATCTTGACGCGGGAGGGGCGACCGTACACGGTGTTCACGCCGTACAAAAAAGCCTGGCTCGCCAAGCTCAACCCCTTCTACTTGCGCGAATACCCCGTGGAGCGCTACGCGAAAGCCCTGGCCCGGCCGCCGCGGACGCCTCTGCCCGCCCTGGAGGACATCGGCTTTCGGCCCACCAACCTGTCGGCGCTGAAGCTGCCCATCGGCATGGCGGGGGCGGCGGCGCTGCTTGAGGACTTCGAGCGCCGCATCGACACGTATCACGAGCAGCGCGATTATCCGGCCCTCGGGGGGCCGTCGTTCCTGTCGGTGCACCTGCGCTTCGGCACCCTGTCGGTCCGGCACGCTGTGCGGGTTGCCGTGCAGCGGGGGGGCCGCGGCGCCGAGGCGTGGCTTGCCGAGTTGGTCTGGCGGGATTTCTTCAGCCAGATCCTGTTTCATTTTCCCCACGTGGTGGCCCGGGCGTTCCGCCCCGAATACGATCGGGTGCGCTACCCCAACGACGAGGGGCGCTTCCGCGCCTGGTGCGAGGGCCGCACCGGCTACCCGCTCGTGGATGCCGCCATGCGCTGTCTCAACGCCACCGGCTACCTGCACAACCGGCTGCGCATGGTGGCGGCCTCGTTTCTGGTGAAGGATCTCCACGTGGACTGGCGATGGGGGGAGCGGTATTTCGCCGAGCGGCTCAACGACTTCGATCTCGCCTCCAACAACGGCAACTGGCAATGGGTGGCCTCCACCGGCTGCGACGCCCAGCCTTATTTTCGCATCTTCAACCCGGTCACCCAGTCGCAGAAATTCGATCCGGACGGCCGCTTCATCCGTCGTTATCTGCCCGAGCTCGAGAACGTTCCGGACCGCCATATCCACGCGCCCTGGCGGATGAGCCTCGCCGAGCAGCAGCGGGCCGGCGTCGTCGTCGGCCGGGACTATCCACCCCCCATCGTCGATCACGAAGCTGCGCGCAAGGTGACGTTGGGTCTGTACCAGGCAGCGCGGCGCGCCCGCAGGGAGGTCTAG
- a CDS encoding TrkH family potassium uptake protein, producing MKRLLAVSYVLSLVIVIFGLTMLFPMAVSVLYGDDALFAFKQGLSICLVLGAAMWLATRRFQRELQVRDGFLLVALAWLALPAVAAIPFMLYFPDLSFTDAYFEAVSGLTTTGATIFQGLDTFPPSINIWRGELQWLGGMGILVLAVAILPLLGVGGSQIFKAETPGPMKDTKLTPRITETARGLWQVYFILTLACIGALKLAGMSWLDAVMHAFTTLSLGGFSTHDASYGYFDSPLVEAVTIVFMLLAGLNFGSHFLAFRRLSLVPYRSDPELGWYFLVLAASCAGIALYLWLHGTYADFGTALRYATFNTVSMATTTGYASTDYNQWPIFAPLWMLFLSSFTSCSGSTGSGIKMVRALLLYKQVVREMTRIIHPQAIVPVKLGGNVVPNNVIYAVLAFSFLWMASVVAMTLLLSASGLEIVSAFTAVIACITNTGPGLNEVGPATNYASLTDFQTWVCSFATVLGRLELFTLFILLNPGFWRK from the coding sequence ATGAAACGCCTGCTTGCCGTCTCTTACGTCCTTAGCCTCGTCATCGTGATCTTTGGCCTCACCATGCTTTTCCCGATGGCGGTCTCGGTGCTCTACGGGGACGATGCACTGTTCGCGTTCAAGCAAGGACTATCGATATGCCTTGTGCTCGGCGCAGCCATGTGGCTTGCCACCCGCCGCTTCCAGCGGGAGCTCCAGGTGCGCGACGGCTTCCTGCTGGTGGCGCTCGCCTGGCTCGCGCTGCCCGCTGTCGCGGCGATCCCGTTCATGCTGTATTTCCCGGACCTCTCCTTCACCGACGCCTATTTCGAGGCGGTGTCCGGCCTCACCACCACCGGCGCCACCATCTTCCAGGGACTCGACACATTCCCGCCGTCGATCAACATCTGGCGCGGCGAGCTGCAGTGGCTGGGCGGCATGGGCATCCTGGTGCTGGCGGTGGCGATCCTGCCGCTGCTCGGTGTCGGCGGCAGCCAGATCTTCAAGGCCGAAACGCCGGGGCCCATGAAAGACACCAAGCTCACGCCGCGGATCACAGAAACCGCCCGCGGCCTTTGGCAGGTGTACTTCATCCTCACCCTGGCGTGCATCGGGGCCCTCAAGCTCGCCGGCATGAGCTGGCTCGACGCCGTCATGCACGCGTTCACAACGCTCAGCTTGGGTGGCTTCTCGACCCACGACGCGAGCTACGGCTACTTCGACTCGCCGCTGGTCGAGGCCGTCACCATCGTGTTCATGCTGCTCGCCGGCCTCAACTTCGGCAGCCACTTCCTGGCGTTTCGCCGGTTGAGCCTCGTGCCGTACCGCAGCGACCCGGAGCTTGGATGGTATTTCCTCGTGCTCGCGGCAAGCTGCGCAGGCATCGCCCTGTACCTATGGCTGCACGGGACCTACGCCGATTTCGGCACCGCCCTACGCTACGCGACCTTCAACACCGTGTCCATGGCGACCACCACCGGCTATGCCAGCACCGACTACAACCAGTGGCCGATCTTCGCTCCCCTGTGGATGTTGTTCCTGTCGAGCTTCACGTCGTGCTCCGGCTCGACCGGAAGCGGGATCAAGATGGTGCGGGCGCTCCTGCTCTACAAGCAAGTCGTGCGCGAGATGACGCGCATCATCCACCCCCAGGCCATCGTGCCGGTGAAGCTGGGAGGCAACGTCGTACCCAACAACGTGATCTACGCCGTGCTGGCGTTCAGCTTCCTGTGGATGGCCTCGGTGGTGGCCATGACCCTGCTGCTGTCGGCCTCCGGGCTGGAGATCGTCAGCGCGTTCACGGCCGTCATCGCCTGCATCACCAACACCGGTCCGGGGTTGAACGAGGTGGGCCCCGCCACCAATTACGCCTCCCTCACCGACTTCCAGACCTGGGTGTGCTCGTTTGCCACGGTGCTGGGGCGGCTTGAGCTGTTCACGCTGTTCATCCTGTTGAATCCCGGCTTCTGGCGCAAGTAG
- a CDS encoding TrkH family potassium uptake protein, producing MRRLLRVLHAFSLVAMLFAATMLLPLAVSFFSNDGALAIYGQALLITLASGGALWLATHHARGEVEGRDGFLLVAMVWSLLPVYGALPLILHDPSMGFTRAYFEAVSGLTATGATVMTGLDELPISINIWRGEMQWLGGIGVIVLAVAILPMLGVGGRQLLKAEIPGPMKETKLTPRIAETAKGLWLVYFVLTLACLGAYWAGGMPFLDALMHGFTTMGLAGFSNHDASFGHFNSPLLEAIAIVFMLIAGINFASHFLALRRRSLRPYITDPEAKAFLALMVAGVLIVALQLWTTGVYDDFPTALRYAAFNTVSIATTTGYATTDFGQWPAFAGFFMLFLASFATCSGSTGGGIKMIRARLLYAQVYREFVRLVHPHAVSPAKIGDTVVPNNIIFAVLGFFFIFIATLTTMTLLMMASGLDEVTAISAVVATLCNVGPGLGAVGPASTFAVLNDFQIWLGSIAMLLGRLELFALFLLLTPVFWQR from the coding sequence ATGAGGCGCCTGCTCCGGGTCCTGCACGCCTTCAGCCTGGTGGCGATGCTGTTCGCCGCCACCATGCTGTTGCCGCTCGCCGTCTCGTTCTTTTCCAACGACGGGGCGCTCGCGATCTATGGCCAGGCCCTGCTCATCACGCTGGCCAGTGGGGGCGCCCTGTGGCTCGCCACCCACCACGCGCGGGGCGAGGTGGAAGGTCGGGACGGCTTTCTGCTGGTGGCCATGGTCTGGTCGCTGCTGCCGGTCTACGGCGCGCTGCCGCTCATCCTCCACGACCCTTCGATGGGCTTTACGCGAGCCTATTTCGAGGCGGTATCGGGGCTCACCGCCACCGGCGCCACCGTCATGACCGGCCTGGATGAGCTGCCGATCTCCATCAACATCTGGCGCGGCGAGATGCAGTGGCTCGGCGGCATCGGCGTGATCGTGCTCGCCGTGGCCATCCTGCCGATGCTGGGCGTGGGCGGACGGCAACTGCTCAAGGCGGAGATCCCGGGCCCGATGAAGGAGACCAAGCTCACGCCCCGCATCGCGGAGACGGCCAAGGGGTTGTGGCTTGTCTATTTCGTGCTGACCCTCGCCTGCCTGGGTGCCTACTGGGCCGGGGGGATGCCGTTCCTCGACGCGCTCATGCACGGCTTCACCACCATGGGGCTGGCAGGCTTCTCCAACCACGACGCAAGTTTCGGCCACTTCAACTCGCCGCTGCTCGAGGCGATCGCCATCGTGTTCATGCTCATCGCCGGCATCAACTTCGCCTCCCATTTCCTGGCGCTGCGCCGGCGCAGCCTCCGGCCCTACATCACCGACCCGGAAGCGAAGGCGTTTCTCGCCCTGATGGTGGCGGGGGTGCTCATCGTCGCGCTCCAGCTATGGACCACCGGCGTCTACGACGACTTCCCGACCGCGCTGCGCTACGCGGCCTTCAACACCGTCTCCATCGCCACCACCACCGGCTACGCCACCACCGACTTCGGCCAATGGCCGGCCTTTGCCGGCTTCTTCATGCTGTTCCTGGCCAGCTTTGCCACCTGCTCCGGCTCCACGGGCGGCGGCATCAAGATGATCCGCGCGCGCCTCCTGTACGCCCAGGTGTACCGGGAATTCGTGCGCCTGGTGCATCCCCATGCCGTGTCGCCGGCCAAGATCGGCGACACGGTGGTTCCCAACAACATCATTTTCGCGGTGCTGGGCTTCTTTTTCATTTTCATCGCCACGCTCACCACCATGACCCTGTTGATGATGGCGAGCGGCCTCGACGAGGTGACCGCCATCTCGGCGGTGGTGGCCACCCTGTGCAACGTCGGCCCCGGCCTGGGCGCCGTGGGGCCGGCCTCCACCTTCGCCGTGCTCAACGATTTCCAGATTTGGCTCGGCAGCATCGCCATGCTGCTGGGCAGGCTCGAGTTGTTCGCGCTGTTCCTGCTGCTGACCCCGGTATTCTGGCAGCGCTAG
- the trkA gene encoding Trk system potassium transporter TrkA, with amino-acid sequence MKIIILGAGRVGASVAENLVGEQNDITIVDTVPERLKELQDRLDLRTVLGNAAYPSVLESAGAHDADMLLAVTQSDEVNMVACKIAASFFNVPTRIARIRSTEYLAKPEIFGPEHFGVDNPICPEQIVTDHILRLVEIPEALQVVNFADGRVKLVALKAFRGGPLVGHALHDLRKHIPHVDTRVVAIYRQNRPIVPEGHTVIEPGDEVFLIAAKENIRSVMRELRQLDRPIRRVMIAGGGNIGTRLARALEKDHQVKLIEYNKKRCELLAAELHGTLVLNGDATDEELLEAEAAGEMDLFCALTNDDENNIMASLLAKRMGARKAICLINRPAYVDLVHGGEIDIALSPSQVTIGSLLAHVRRGDVAVVHSLRRGAAEALELVAHGDASTSKVVGRAVGDIRLPKGATIGAIVRRREQPAAERLDDATAEEQQAQVLIAHHDTVIQPGDHVIVFAPNKRMIPKIEKLFQVGLGFF; translated from the coding sequence ATGAAAATCATCATTCTCGGCGCAGGCCGGGTCGGCGCCTCCGTGGCCGAAAACCTGGTCGGCGAGCAGAACGACATCACCATCGTCGACACGGTCCCGGAACGGCTCAAGGAGCTGCAGGACCGGCTGGACCTGCGCACGGTGCTCGGCAATGCGGCGTACCCGTCGGTGCTGGAGTCCGCCGGCGCTCACGACGCCGACATGCTGCTTGCCGTGACCCAGAGCGACGAAGTGAACATGGTGGCATGCAAGATCGCCGCCAGCTTCTTCAACGTGCCGACCCGCATCGCCCGCATCCGCTCCACCGAGTACCTGGCCAAGCCTGAGATCTTCGGCCCCGAGCATTTCGGCGTGGACAACCCCATCTGCCCGGAGCAGATCGTCACCGACCACATCCTGCGGCTGGTCGAGATCCCGGAAGCGCTGCAGGTGGTGAACTTCGCCGACGGAAGAGTAAAGCTCGTGGCGCTGAAGGCCTTCCGCGGCGGCCCTCTGGTGGGCCACGCGCTCCACGATCTCAGGAAGCACATCCCCCACGTGGACACGCGGGTGGTGGCCATCTACCGCCAGAACCGCCCCATCGTGCCCGAAGGCCACACCGTCATCGAGCCCGGCGATGAGGTGTTCTTGATCGCGGCGAAGGAAAACATCCGCAGCGTCATGCGGGAGCTGCGGCAGCTTGACCGCCCGATCCGGCGGGTGATGATCGCCGGCGGCGGCAACATCGGCACGCGGCTCGCCCGGGCCCTGGAGAAGGATCATCAGGTCAAGCTCATCGAGTACAACAAGAAACGCTGCGAGCTGCTGGCCGCCGAGCTGCACGGGACGCTGGTGCTCAACGGCGACGCCACCGACGAAGAGCTTCTGGAAGCGGAAGCCGCCGGCGAGATGGACCTGTTCTGCGCGCTCACCAACGACGACGAGAACAACATCATGGCCTCGCTGCTGGCCAAGCGCATGGGAGCGCGCAAGGCCATCTGCCTGATCAACCGGCCTGCCTACGTGGATCTGGTGCACGGAGGGGAGATCGACATCGCGCTGTCGCCCTCGCAGGTGACCATCGGGTCGCTGCTGGCCCACGTGCGGCGCGGTGACGTGGCGGTGGTCCACAGCCTGCGCCGCGGCGCGGCAGAGGCGCTGGAGCTGGTGGCTCACGGCGACGCCTCCACCTCCAAGGTGGTGGGCAGGGCGGTGGGCGACATCCGGCTCCCCAAGGGCGCCACCATCGGCGCCATCGTGCGCCGGCGGGAGCAACCCGCGGCGGAGCGCCTCGACGACGCCACTGCCGAGGAGCAGCAGGCGCAAGTGCTGATCGCCCATCACGACACGGTCATCCAGCCGGGCGATCACGTGATCGTCTTCGCGCCAAACAAGCGCATGATCCCCAAGATCGAAAAGCTGTTCCAGGTCGGGTTGGGCTTTTTCTAG
- a CDS encoding inositol monophosphatase family protein yields the protein MLEAVIDAVREVARKEIIPRYLKVAHRRKSDGSLFTDADIAAQEALSGRLTRLHPVPLVGEEMTAAQQSEQYLLGAEDLWCVDPIDGTSNFVKGLPYFAVSVALLRHGRPLLGVVYDPVAEEVFYAEAGRGAFLNGEPLPIKEQSPSLRNALAGVDLKRLNPRLACELAAAPPYMSQRNFGASTLEWCYTAAGRFDVYLHGGQKLWDYAAGSLILAEAGGAMCTLTHDDFWADDLWHRSVVAALDHDLFREWKTWLQARV from the coding sequence ATTCTCGAAGCAGTCATCGACGCAGTGCGCGAAGTCGCGCGCAAGGAGATCATCCCCCGCTATCTCAAGGTGGCGCACCGTCGCAAGAGCGACGGAAGCCTTTTCACTGACGCGGATATCGCGGCCCAGGAAGCCCTCTCGGGCCGGCTCACCCGGCTTCACCCGGTGCCGCTGGTGGGCGAGGAAATGACGGCGGCGCAGCAGAGCGAGCAGTACCTGCTCGGAGCCGAAGACTTGTGGTGCGTCGATCCCATCGACGGAACGTCCAACTTTGTGAAGGGCCTGCCTTACTTCGCCGTGTCGGTGGCGCTGCTCAGGCACGGCCGGCCGCTGTTGGGGGTGGTCTACGATCCGGTGGCCGAGGAAGTGTTCTATGCCGAAGCCGGCCGGGGCGCGTTTCTGAACGGCGAGCCGCTGCCCATCAAAGAGCAGTCCCCCAGCCTGCGCAACGCCCTGGCCGGCGTGGACCTGAAGCGCCTCAACCCGCGGCTCGCGTGCGAGCTGGCCGCCGCCCCGCCTTACATGTCCCAGCGCAACTTCGGGGCGAGTACCCTCGAGTGGTGTTATACCGCTGCGGGCCGCTTCGATGTCTACCTGCACGGCGGGCAGAAGCTGTGGGACTACGCCGCGGGCTCCCTCATCCTGGCGGAGGCGGGCGGGGCCATGTGCACCCTGACCCACGACGACTTCTGGGCCGATGACCTCTGGCATCGCTCGGTGGTCGCCGCCCTCGATCACGACCTGTTCCGGGAGTGGAAAACCTGGCTGCAAGCAAGAGTGTGA
- a CDS encoding thioredoxin family protein, which yields MAATETPLCNFGWKAVDFDLPGVDGKRYNLASVRGPNGLLVMFICNHCPYVKAVRPRIVRDCRELKQYGIGAIAIMSNDPSEYPEDSFENMAKVAKEFDFPFPYVFDETQEVARAYGAVCTPDFFGFNANLELQYRGRLDASRKEAAPEDARRELFEAMVQIAKTGQGPQAQIPSIGCSIKWKHG from the coding sequence ATGGCAGCAACCGAAACCCCCCTGTGCAATTTCGGCTGGAAGGCAGTGGACTTCGACCTTCCCGGCGTGGACGGCAAACGTTACAACCTGGCGTCCGTGCGCGGACCCAACGGGCTGCTGGTCATGTTCATCTGCAATCACTGCCCGTACGTGAAGGCCGTGCGCCCGCGCATCGTGCGCGACTGCCGGGAGCTCAAGCAATACGGCATCGGCGCGATCGCCATCATGTCCAACGACCCCAGCGAGTACCCCGAGGACTCGTTCGAGAACATGGCCAAGGTGGCGAAGGAGTTCGACTTCCCGTTCCCCTACGTGTTCGACGAGACCCAGGAAGTGGCCCGCGCCTACGGGGCCGTGTGCACGCCGGACTTCTTCGGTTTCAACGCCAACCTGGAGCTGCAGTACCGGGGCCGGCTCGACGCATCGCGCAAGGAAGCTGCGCCGGAGGACGCCCGCCGCGAGCTGTTTGAAGCCATGGTACAAATCGCCAAGACCGGCCAAGGACCGCAGGCGCAGATCCCCAGCATCGGCTGTTCGATCAAGTGGAAACACGGCTAA
- a CDS encoding 16S rRNA (uracil(1498)-N(3))-methyltransferase — protein MAFPRFYCPGLAVGHLRVDLPPAAAHHAARVLRLKVGDAVGLFDGCGAEALGAIVSIGRDKVRVEVLRWQTQAPAPALRLTLVQALCAQEKMDWVVQKAVELGVTRIQPVAAERSVVRLAPDRASRRREHWEGVAIAACEQCGRSHLAEVAPLRPLKAWIEEASPPSEAERRLVLTLEASSALSALEPPGSAVTVLVGPEGGFTEREVRDAVGAGFQPVKLGPRVLRTETAAIAALAAIQTLWGDLR, from the coding sequence ATGGCGTTTCCACGCTTTTATTGTCCCGGCCTGGCGGTGGGCCACCTCCGGGTCGATTTGCCGCCCGCGGCCGCCCACCACGCGGCCCGCGTGTTGCGGCTCAAGGTGGGCGACGCGGTGGGCCTGTTCGACGGCTGCGGAGCCGAAGCGCTGGGGGCCATCGTTTCCATCGGGCGCGACAAGGTTCGCGTCGAGGTGCTGCGGTGGCAAACGCAGGCGCCGGCGCCCGCCTTGCGGCTGACCCTGGTCCAGGCGTTGTGCGCCCAGGAAAAGATGGACTGGGTGGTGCAGAAGGCAGTGGAGCTGGGCGTGACGCGAATTCAGCCGGTGGCGGCCGAGCGCAGTGTCGTGCGACTCGCTCCCGATCGCGCGTCGCGGCGCCGGGAGCACTGGGAGGGGGTGGCCATTGCCGCCTGCGAGCAATGCGGCCGCAGCCACTTGGCCGAAGTGGCGCCGCTGCGCCCCCTCAAGGCATGGATCGAGGAGGCCAGCCCGCCCTCCGAGGCGGAGCGACGCCTCGTGCTCACGCTGGAGGCCTCCAGCGCCCTGTCCGCGCTGGAGCCGCCGGGCAGCGCGGTCACAGTTCTGGTCGGACCCGAAGGGGGATTCACCGAGCGGGAGGTGCGAGATGCCGTTGGCGCGGGCTTCCAGCCGGTGAAGCTGGGGCCCCGGGTGCTGCGCACCGAGACGGCGGCCATTGCGGCGCTGGCGGCGATTCAGACCCTGTGGGGTGACTTGCGCTAG